In one window of Accipiter gentilis chromosome 28, bAccGen1.1, whole genome shotgun sequence DNA:
- the LOC126051567 gene encoding LOW QUALITY PROTEIN: centromere protein J-like (The sequence of the model RefSeq protein was modified relative to this genomic sequence to represent the inferred CDS: inserted 1 base in 1 codon; substituted 1 base at 1 genomic stop codon) gives MCSAWQSRSPLFVPNESSSEISGEHVQLSDPGISTEPLLQCTESPTKXLSRXDDQEENGKENKDNNQFKEKHLSGTFSAVKEEQREQVKEISPSPFGMEGKVETGNIEDRPITPAIGMRQKTSEEFAEEQLKVDNHFIEKQQKEQQSKAKVTPRKAFLKQKEGMAGLKKNKQKPLKEDRKHSRRAGLDCAGQFSQPCQVDAGIPHPGETSQFNLQLSSSMQIGTHEKKADCALAEWKTEAQTDCEAKVVQQSAGEKEVIGRDEDAKENPVDSPQRRWPEILLPCPETVTEMNLQVGEERETHHTDSLGRAGRTDGRPVEGILQKDLGRVDQPLKGHLTAGAKSPSEVLQKHSPLQDLETDRIREAEWGAGAGEKWVQVCPQELVLGSQSPESKRQIHTGFKMVNGKIVKITRSSPEAVEEASSPSALQQEWQGKGAAASMWHVPSSSCESSCLSSNSDENSTSHHAQCPSSHRPQGADHTDGHLDLSDGDYASDEPSGTEKMSVKKYSPSPPKKQDIQAISRQQGLSCSTSSSDSSTGAVRLKGSKALSSLQHSLFHLTRSKRREHEPESKHENRARDVKSLHLPSSTVAGEIPAFKIKETPAVEEPHRKPFTDTLDVFLEETQNILTRGLETGIYHRGTPSLTGVKEEQEKAMLFHRTRTDQLKTVRSQELTHPLEYNRDQIHPLQEIKIAHSKFKGTARVTGENVNSEEIQILKQQIAGLQEEFKRNESCWHAAYSKLRDQVEMLTRQNMELRDELRVSEHQRWKAEKTPEAVNIMDRKSETPVAEAILQETAPSSEQEERSQRDNHKSHSISHVGPKTSLQKHFFRDVNSKAIGSSVQRADPLRSVTKEHQEKNPSNCSLGRSRTPTGRRTPHQGRLTPFEPEKVVHQPSPSGRRTGDRKSPGVLSHLTGGFKKPNSSFYIKGRSLPISGSSEDMPLSHNHSNDTCSFAHCGNNEETEEEETLNLKKTEKLLDPQNKVAFVTTHRRSGIAAYDNKLSTGSSPAFLDAEAKPPKSILSRRSMLHQERRKSEEEVQEKIEYRDGKVEEVLTDGRRIITFCNGTKKEISADKKMTTISFFNGDVKKIMPDQRVIYYYADAQTTHTAYPDGLEVLQFPNNQIEKRYPDGTKEIVFPDHTVKCLYSDGFKETFFPDGTVVKVEKNGDKTVVFSNGQKEIHTVQFKRREYPDGTVKTVYCNGRQETKYSTGRVRIKDEEGSISLDKK, from the exons ATGTGCTCTGCTTGGCAAAGCAGATCCCCGCTGTTTGTGCCAAACGAGAGCAGTTCAGAAATCTCAGGAGAACATGTGCAGCTTTCAGATCCAG GGATAAGCACTGAGCCATTGCTTCAGTGTACTGAGAGCCCCACAA AACTTTCCAGATGAGATGATCaagaagagaatggaaaagaaaacaaag ATAACAATCAattcaaagaaaagcatttatcTGGAACTTTTTCTGCTGTCAAAGAAGAACAAAGAGAGCAAGTAAAGGAGATTTCTCCATCTCCCTTTGGCATGGAGGGAAAGGTGGAGACTGGAAACATAGAAGACAG GCCAATTACACCAGCAATTGGTATGAGACAGAAGACTTCTGAAGAATTTGCTGAAGAACAACTTAAAGTAGACAATCATTTcatagaaaagcagcagaaggagcagCAG aGCAAGGCAAAAGTAACACCTcgaaaagcttttctgaaacaaaaagaagGTATGGCAGGgctcaaaaaaaataaacagaagcctttaaaagaagacagaaagcatTCCAGAAGAGCTGGTTTGGACTGCGCGGGTCAATTCTCCCAGCCTTGCCAAGTGGATGCAGGCATCCCGCATCCAGGGGAAACCTCTCAGTTCAATCTGCAGCTCAGTAGCTCCATGCAGATAggtacacatgaaaaaaaagcagactgtgCTTTAGCTGAGTGGAAGACAGAGGCTCAGACTGACTGTGAAGCAAAAGTAGTTCAGCAAagtgcaggagaaaaagaagtgattGGGAGAGATGAAGATGCAAAGGAAAATCCTGTTGACTCACCACAGAGAAGGTGGCCTGAAATCCTGCTACCATGTCCTGAAACAGTAACAGAAATGAACCTACAAGTAGGTGAAGAAAGGGAAACTCATCATACGGATTCTCTAGGGCGGGCAGGCAGAACCGATGGAAGACCTGTGGAGGGTATCCTGCAAAAGGACCTAGGTAGGGTGGATCAGCCTCTGAAGGGTCATCTCACAGCGGGAGCAAAAAGTCCCTCGGAGGTCCTGCAGAAGCATTCTCCCCTTCAGGATTTAGAAACAGATCGCATCAGGGAGGCGGAGTGGGGTGCAGGCGCAGGTGAGAAGTGGGTTCAGGTATGCCCACAGGAACTTGTTTTGGGGAGCCAGAGCCCAGAAAGCAAAAGACAAATCCATACTGGTTTTAAGATGGTCAATGGTAAGATAGTAAAAATTACACGTAGCTCACCCGAGGCTGTGGAGGAGGCAAGCTCACCCTCAGCCTTGCAGCAGGAGTGGCAAGGGAAGGGGGCAGCTGCCTCGATGTGGCATGTTCCGTCTTCGTCCTGTGAGTCAAGCTGCTTATCCTCCAACAGTGATGAAAACTCCACATCTCACCATGCTCAGTGTCCCTCCTCGCATCGGCCTCAGGGAGCAGATCATACTGACGGACATTTGGATCTCTCTGACGGTGATTATGCTAGTGATGAGCCCAGTGGGACTGAAAAAATGTCTGTTAAAAAGTACAGCCCATCACCCCCAAAGAAACAAGATATTCAAGCGATCTCAAGACAACAAGGTCTCTCCTGCAGCACAAGCAGCAGTGATTCCAGTACTGGGGCTGTCAGGCTGAAAGGGAGCAAGGCTCTCTCTTCTCTTCAGCATTCCCTGTTTCATCTCACAAGATCAAAAAGGAGAGAGCATGAGCCTGAATCAAAGCATGAGAATAGGGCCAGGGATGTTAAAAGCCTACATCTGCCATCCTCAACAGTGGCTGGTGAGATTCCTGCTTTCAAGATTAAAGAAACCCCTGCAGTGGAGGAACCACATAGAAAACCGTTTACAGACACATTGG ATGTCTTTTTAGAAGAAACCCAGAACATCCTTACCAGAGGATTAGAGACTGGCATATATCACAGAGGAACCCCTTCATTGACTGGGGTGaaagaagaacaagagaaagcaatGCTTTTTCACAG AACACGAACGGACCAGCTCAAGACTGTCAGGAGCCAGGAGCTGACTCACCCTTTGGAATACAATAGAGACCAAATTCACCCactgcaggaaataaaaattgcCCACAGCAAGTTCAAAGGAACAGCTAGAGTCACTGGAGAAAATGTGAATTCAGAAGAAATACAA ATATTAAAACAGCAGATTGCTGGACTGCAGGAGGAGTTCAAGAGAAATGAGTCCTGCTGGCATGCTGCATACAGCAAGCTGAGAGACCAAGTTGAGATGCTGACCAGGCAGAACATGGAGCTTCGAGATGAGCTCAGAGTTTCAGAACATCAGagatggaaagcagaaaaaacgCCAGAAGCTGTGAATATCATGGACAGAAAATCAGAGACCCCG GTTGCAGAAGCTATTCTGCAAGAGACAGCACCTTCATCCGAACAAGAAGAAAGATCACAGAGAGATAATCACAAGAGCCACAGCATCTCTCATGTGGGGCCAAAGACATCTTTGCAAAAACACTTCTTCAGAGACGTGAATAGCAAA GCAATAGGAAGCTCTGTGCAAAGGGCTGATCCTTTGAGATCAGTGACAAAGgaacatcaagaaaaaaacccgTCTAACTGCTCCCTTGGCAGAAGCAGAACACCGACTGGCAGGAGAACACCTCACCAAGGAAGACTGACACCTTTTGAACCAGAAAAA GTTGTACATCAACCCTCTCCTAGTGGGAGAAGAACAGGTGATAGGAAATCACCTGGAGTTCTCTCGCATCTGACTGGTGGTTTTAAGAAGCCTAACTCATCTTTCTATATAAAAG GCAGATCTTTGCCCATTTCAGGTAGCTCAGAAGACATGCCTCTCTCACATAACCACAGCAACGACACTTGCAGCTTTGCACACTGCGGTAACAATGAAGAAACAGAG GAAGAAGAGACTCTTAAtcttaaaaagacagaaaaattgcTAGACCCTCAGAATAAAGTGGCTTTTGTGACCACACACAGGCGAAGTGGCATAGCTGCGTATGACAACAAACTATCTACAGGCAGTTCTCCTGCTTTTCTGGATGCTGAAGCAAAG CCTCCAAAATCAATATTATCTAGAAGGTCAATGTTAcatcaagaaagaagaaaaagtgaggAAGAGGTGCAGGAAAAAATAGAGTATCGTGATGGAAAG GTAGAAGAGGTGCTTACTGACGGACGTCGAATCATCACTTTCTGCAATGGTACTAAAAAAGAGATCAGTGCTGATAAAAAGATGACAACAATTAGCTTTTTCAATGGAGATGTAAAGAAGATCATGCCAGATCAGAGAGTG ATTTATTATTATGCAGATGCACAGACAACGCACACTGCTTATCCAGATGGCCTGGAGGTGCTGCAGTTCCCTAATAATCAGATAG aaaaacgTTATCCTGATGGCACAAAAGAAATTGTGTTCCCAGATCACACAGTGAAATGCCTCTATAGTGATGGATTCAAGGAAACTTTTTTCCCAGATGGTACAGTAGTAAAAGTAGAAAA GAATGGAGATAAAACAGTGGTATTCAGTAACGGCCAGAAGGAGATTCACACTGTGCAGTTCAAGAGGCGGGAGTACCCAGATGGCACCGTAAAAACCGTGTACTGCAATGGCAGACAGGAAACCAAATACTCCACTGGGCGAGTTCGAATCAAAGATGAGGAGGGTAGTATCAGCCTAGATAAGAAGTGA